TGGGCGGGGCTATTTGCCGCGCGGAACAAATACCTCGAACGTCGGCTCACGGATCCAGGTACTCTAAAAAAGGAAACAAAGATGACTACTTCCATTTCTAAAGGAGGTATATGGCATGTCTCTCTGACATCATCTGATTTATTCGATCATAGAGAATTTTGATGTTGATGTGGGGGTAAAGGGTGGTCTTAATAAACCTGAGACCGATTCAATAATCTTTGCCGGTATAACATTGAGATTTTAGGAGGAATGTCATGAAAAAAGAACTGTTCAAGGTAAATGCAATAGTAATAACTACCTCACTTTTGACATTTGTATCGAGTTCATTTGCGCACTTTGGCGTAATACTGCCATCCGATGACATTGTTTCACCTAAGGACAATAAACATATCCAATTGCATATCAAATTCATGCATCCTTTTGATCAGGACTACATGAACATGGAGATGCCAAAGGCATTCGGAGTTCTCGTCAATGAGAAAAAACAGGACCTTCTTAAAACTTTAAAAAAGAAGACAATAAAAGAATGCTCTACATGGGAAGCCCCATATGTCATTAAAGAGCCAGGCGACCACATCTTTTATGTGGAGCCTACTCCCTACTGGGAGCCTGCTGAGGATTCCTTTATAGCACACTACACAAAGGTAATTGTTAATGCCCTCGGAAAGGAAGATGGATGGGACGCCGAGGTCGGGCTAAAGACAGAAATAATACCACTTACAAGACCATACGGTATCTGGGCAGGAAATATTTTTCAGGGGATTGTAAAGGTTGATGGCAAGCCTGTGCCTTATGCAGAGGTGGAGGTGGAGTATTATAACGAAAACAAAAAGATAACGGTGCCAGATGATGCATACAAAACGCAAATTATAAAGGCAGATGGCAATGGTGTGTTTACCTATGCCATTCCAAAGGCAGGGTGGTGGGGATTTGCAGCGCTTACTACTGCTGATTTCAAAATGAAGCATGAAGGTAAGGAATATCCTGTTCAGCTTGGTGCTGTCCTCTGGATTAAGGCAAGTGAGATGAAATAATGCATATATCGGAAGGTGTTCTTTCGGCGCCTGTTCTTGTGACAGGCGCCCTGCTCACTACTGCAGGGACAGCCATTGGGCTTAAAAGGATGACCTATGAGAGGATACCTGAGGTTGCAGTGCTTTCTGCTGCCTTTTTTGTAGCATCATTGATTCATGTGCCGATAGGCCCGTCCAGTGTGCATCTCATACTGAACGGCCTCGTGGGTATCCTGCTTGGCTGGATGTCCTTTCCATCCACGCTAATTGCCCTTGCGCTGCAGGCGGTCCTCTTTCAGTTTGGTGGATTTACAGTACTCGGCGTAAATACTTTTAATGTGGCAGCACCGGCGGTGATGGTCTACTATCTCTTTAGACCACTTATAAGAAGGGATAATCAGTTAATAACAGCTGTAGTAGGATTTCTGTCAGGCATGTTGCCTGTGGGTATAACTGCCATTTTTGTGGCATTATCCCTCGTAAGCACAGGAGAAGTATTTCTAACTGCTGCAAAGGCAGTAGTTATCACCCATCTGCCCGTAATGTTGATTGAGGGGATCATCACCGCCTTTTGTATAGTCTTTTTGAAAAAGGTGAAACC
The DNA window shown above is from Deltaproteobacteria bacterium and carries:
- a CDS encoding DUF4198 domain-containing protein; the protein is MKKELFKVNAIVITTSLLTFVSSSFAHFGVILPSDDIVSPKDNKHIQLHIKFMHPFDQDYMNMEMPKAFGVLVNEKKQDLLKTLKKKTIKECSTWEAPYVIKEPGDHIFYVEPTPYWEPAEDSFIAHYTKVIVNALGKEDGWDAEVGLKTEIIPLTRPYGIWAGNIFQGIVKVDGKPVPYAEVEVEYYNENKKITVPDDAYKTQIIKADGNGVFTYAIPKAGWWGFAALTTADFKMKHEGKEYPVQLGAVLWIKASEMK
- the cbiM gene encoding cobalt transporter CbiM, with product MHISEGVLSAPVLVTGALLTTAGTAIGLKRMTYERIPEVAVLSAAFFVASLIHVPIGPSSVHLILNGLVGILLGWMSFPSTLIALALQAVLFQFGGFTVLGVNTFNVAAPAVMVYYLFRPLIRRDNQLITAVVGFLSGMLPVGITAIFVALSLVSTGEVFLTAAKAVVITHLPVMLIEGIITAFCIVFLKKVKPEILEGSR